The genomic segment TTACTCAAATGGCGATGGAGCAATCTTTTGTACTCAATATTGAACGTGCCACTGAGCTGGGCATGCTGCCCGCCGCCATTGATGCCAAGCTGCGAGCAGCATTTCTGATGAGCCTCATTGAAGGCGTACTGTCTCGTTGGCTGTTTCGCAGCACGCCGGAAAGCGATGCTATCGCGGTAAAATCTGCGGAATTGCTGGCTGCGGAAACGGCGCGCTTTGAATTTTTCGGCTTATTAGGCATTTAGCTGCATTTCCCTGAGAAAGCCGGACACATTAATAAGCAACAATATAAATATTAGAGAAGCTATGAAGGAGAGAGTGGAAGATGAGGAATCAAATGAAAAAAACAACATTATGGATGATGACAGCTATTTTGCTGATGGCGGTTATTGTGGCGGGCTGCGGCTCGAAGAACAGCAACAGCGGAAATGCGGGGTCAGCTTCGCCAACAGCGGAAGCAGAAGCAACAGCCTCTTCCAATTTGCTGGAGCAGGTGAAACAGGCTGGCGTACTTAAGGTAGGCTTGATGGGAACCTATGCCCCGTATAACTTTTTGAACGAAAACAAGGAAATGGATGGCTTCGACGCGGATATTGCTAAAGAAATTGCGAAGCGCCTTGGCGTTAAAGCCGAGTTTGTCGCACAGGAGTTTTCCGGGATGATTGCCGGTCTGCAGGCGAAGAAATTTGATGTCGTCATTAGCCAAATGACGATTACTGACGAGCGCAAGGAGCAGATGGATTTTACTGAACCGTATATTACGAACTCTGTCAAAATCATCGTTGCCGAGAAAAACGATACGATCACGAAGCTGGCTGATTTTAAAGGCAAAAACATTGGCGTAGGCCTTGGTACGAACGACGAAACGTATCTTCGCAAAACGGTGCTGCCTGAAGTCGGCAACTTCACCATCAAAACCTATGATGATGTCATTACGTCGCTGCAGGATTTGAATGCAGGCCGTATCGATGCGACGATCAACAATATGTATGCTCTGAAGCCGATCGTCGAGAAAAATGGCTTTAAAATCAAAGCGGTTGGCGATCCAATCAAATCGGACAATGCAGGCATCGCAGTGCGCAAAGACAATCCTGAATTCCGCGATGCGCTGAATGAAGCTTTGAAGGCGATGAAAGCCGACGGCACGTATAAAACTATTTTTGTAAAATGGTTCGGCGAGGAGCCAACGGCTGAATAAGCCCGGCTCTCGTCAAAATTTTTGGCTCATATGAAGGGAACCTTCACGATATGAATCTCGTTTTTGAAAATTTCTTTTTTCTGCTTAAGGGTGCTTATTATACGCTGCTGCTGACGATGATGTCGATGTTTTTTGGCCTTATTATCGGCGGAGTAGTAGCGATTGCTCGTTTGAAAGGCAACAGACCGGTTCAATGGCTGGCGCGGGGCTACGTCTCCATTATTCGCGGAACCCCGGTGCTTATCCAAATTTTTGTCGTTTATTATGGACTGGTTGATTACGGCATCGTTTTCGGGCCGCTTACAGCGGCAACACTAGCGCTAAGCATTAATGTCGGGGCATATTTATCGGAGACGTTCCGCGGGGCGATTGTGTCCATTCCCAAAGGGCAGATGGAGGCCGCTTATGCAACGGGCATGACCTCATGGCAGGCGCTGTACCGGATCGTGCTTCCGCAAGCGGCAAGGGTGGCCATTCCGCCAATGGGCAATACGTTTATCGGGATGCTCAAGGAAACCTCGCTCGTTTCATTTATTACTGTAACCGAGCTGCTGCGCCAGGCGAACTTGCTTATTGCGCAGTATTACGTCAATATGCCGTTTTATATCGGAATTGGAGTTATGTATTGGGTGATGAGCACCGCTTTTTCAGCTATTTTGGAAGCAATTGAGAAGCGCTTGTCCAAAGCTTATTAAAAATATAAGAAATGATAAGTTTCACTCTTATTATGGGCTTATATTTCATCGCGAAACGGAAGCTTTGCCGCCAGAGGACGGCGACAGCCGTTTACGCTTGGGTTGGGGCGTGAAAAATACGATGATTACGACGGAAAAGTTAACGAAATCTTTTCAGGGCACCGAGGTGTTGAAGGGGATCAATCTTCAGGTCAATGCGGGGGAGATCATTGTGCTGCTCGGGCCAAGCGGTTCGGGAAAAAGCACGCTGCTTCGCTGCTTGAATGGGCTGGAGACGCTGAGCGGAGGCAGTATTGAGATGAACGGTGTTCGCCTGAATACACAAATGAAGCCACGCGAGCGCACGCAGAATGTCCGAACCATTCGCCGCCATAGCGGGATGGTCTTTCAGCAGTTTAACTTGTATCCGCACAAAACGGCGCTAGGCAACGTCATTGAATCACTGCTCATCGTGAAAAAGCTGCCCAAAAGCGAAGCCATCGCGATCGGCAAAAAAATGCTGGAGCGCGTTGGGCTGGAAGGCAAGCTGGATGAATATCCATCCAGGCTGTCTGGCGGACAGCAGCAGCGGGTAGCAATTGCCCGGGCGCTCGCGATGGAGCCGGACGTTTTATTGTTTGACGAGCCGACATCGGCGCTTGATCCGGAATTGGTTGGCGAGGTGCTCGATGTCATGCAGCAGCTGGCGCGCGAAGGGATGACGATGCTGGTGGTGACGCATGAAATGGCTTTCGCTCGCCATGTCGCGAACCGGGTTGTGTTTATGGATGACGGGCAAATTGTCGAGGAGGCTGCGCCGGAGGTGTTTTTCGACCATCCAGCTACCGAAAGGGCGCGCCGCTTTCTAAACAAGCTGGGCCAGCACAGAGGCGTGCAGCAAGAGCAGCAATAACGAACAACAGAACATTACAAAATGCGCAGCACATAACGAAGCGACCTAGGCCATACAAGAACTTCAGCGTTAAAGTAGGAGGCATGGCCTTCGATTCTTACGAAAGAAAGAGGGTACACCGCAATGAAGGTTACAACAACATGGACAGGCAAACGTGCATTTACATCTGTAGGGCCATCTGGCTACAGCGTTGGTATGGATGCAACCGCAGCATATGGCGGCGACGGGCAAGGAGCTACACCGATGGAGCTGCTGCTGGCAGGCCTCGCGGGCTGCATCGGCATCGATATTACGATGATTATGGATGCGTTCCTCGGTTCAATCACCAGCATCGAGATTGATGCGGAAGGCACGCGCAAAGAGGAAATGCCGAAAGGCTTTACGGCTATTGATCTGATTTTCAAAGTGAATGGCGATGTGCCGGATTACCGGATTTGGAAAGCGATTGAGCTCGGCAAGGAAAAATATTGCGCCGTCTCGGATTCGCTTAAAGCGGACATTCGTTACCGGCTAGTGCTCAACGGAGTAGAAATGACGCGGGGATAAGCTAATCTCAGCGAACACAAAAAAAGAGTCGTGATCCGAGGCTGCCATGGGCGGGTTCGGGTTACGGCTCTTTTCTTATTCAGAGAGGCAGTCGCTGGGGGGAGCATCTCAATCTACACATAAGCTGGAGCTGTTTCCGAGGCGGCAACATCGATGATACCCACGAATTGGCCTTGTTCATTCGTAATAACGATGCAATCGCTGCGCAGCTCGGGGTGAAGATCAATAGCTTTATTTTTCATTGAGGAGATGGTGTCGGGACTTAAGCCTGTGTCAGCGGAGGGGGCGACGATGGAGAGAAAGCGGGTATTCATGAGCTTGGTGATGTCCGTCTGGTAATAGCCAAGGAAGCTGCTTGATAATTGGAGAAAAAAACGGTCGCGCATTACGAGCCCGACGGGTTCTGCCAGCGAATTGCATACGACAGCGCAGGGTGCTTCCGGGTAGCTGCGAAGCAGCTGGAGCGCCTCATAGCAGGTTTGGCTTGTGTTAAGCTGAGGGACGAATGTAGGGGCAGCGGCATCAGAAGCATAGCCAGTCATGCGGATCACCTATCCTCTGTTTTAGTGGGGGTTGCTCTTATAGAGTACGCTAGTAGGATTAACGCGGAGAGTGATATTTATTAGCGGAATGTTAAGATTTCAACTCCTCGTCCACAGTCATATTGCAAAAAAAGAGCGGCCACATCCTCATCGGATGCAGCCGCCCTTCTTCAATCTATACCCACCACATTTCGCCTAGTGGTTCTTTAATCAGCACTTGCTGCAGGTTTTGCACCGCTTTCGTAAAACCTTCATCAACGGACATCAAGCCGTCCTCATGCTCAATGCTCACGACATAGTCGTAGCCGACTAGACGAAGCGCGCTAATAATATCTGCCCATACTTTCAGGTCATGCCCGAAGCCGACGGTGCGGAATTGCCAAGCGCGATCCAGCATCAGCGAATACGATTGCATATCCGTTACGCCGTGATGGTTGACGTTGATTGGATCAATCGTCGTATCCTTCGCGTGGAAATGGTGAATCGCGCCAGCGCGACCCAAAATTTGCACTGCTTGAACCGGATCAATCCCTTGCCACCACATGTGGCTCGGATCCAAGTTGGCGCCGATAACCGGGCCAACCGCTTCACGCAGGCGAAGCAGCGTTGCCGGGCTGTGAACGGAGAAGCCGCCGTGCAGCTCAAGTCCGATTTTCACACCATGCTCGACAGCAAGCGCGCCGATTTCAGTCCAATAAGGGATAACTTTGTGCTCCCACTGCCAAGCCAAAATTTCTTGAAAATCATTTGGCCAAGGTGCAACCGGCCAGTTCGGATATTTAGCATCCTCGTGGTCGCCTGGGCAGCCGGAAAATGTATTGACGACAGGAACGCCCAAACGTCCTGCGAGTTCGATCGTTTTGCGAATGGTCGCATCATCTGCAGCAGCAAGATGCTTCTGCGGGTGCAGCGGATTGCCGTGGCAGCTCAGGGCGCTGATAATCAGGCCGCGTGATTCTACCGCATGCTTAAACGCTTTCAACTTTTCCTCATCAGCAAGCAGGACATCAGGATCACAGTGGGCTGTGCCAGGGTAACCGCCAGTGCCGATTTCAATAGCATCCAGTCCTTTGGCAGCTATGTAATCGAGCGCTTCTTCAAATGACTTCTGTGCGAAAAGCACGCTGAATACTCCTAATTTCATGGGCAATCATTCCTCCTATTTATAAGAAAAGCTAATTCTCATTATACCATTGCCCGATTGCCGATATCTAATGAAAAGTGCAAATTTGACATAATCGCATATAAACAAAACAAAAGGTTACCAAAAGCTTTCTCGTTCGTACAAGTTATAGATAAGACTTGACAGTTTTTTCTGGCCATAAGCTATAATTTTGAATAGAAACTGCCGAAAACTATGGAGAAGCCCAACAAGAGCGGGAGGAAGTAAGCGATGGCAAGTGTCATGTTAGTGGATGATGATCCAGATATACGCGAGCTTATGCACGCGCAGCTAAGCAGTGAGGGATTTCAGACGATTCAGGCAAGCCATGGCAAAGAGGCCATTCGGCTGCTGAGAAAGCAAAAAGCAGACTTAGTTGTGCTTGATGTCATGATGCCCGTCATGGATGGCTGGGAGCTATGTAAATTTGTAAAGGAAGAATACCCAAATATCCCTGTGCTGATGGTAACCGCAAAGCGTGAAATTAATCAGAAAATCAAAGCGTTTGGACTGGGAACCGATGATTATATGGTGAAGCCTTTCGAGCCCTACGAGCTGGTGCTGCGCGTTCGGGCGTTGCTGAAACGCTACCGGATTGAGGCGTCTATGCGGCTGCAGTTGGGCGATTTTGTGCTGGACCGGCACACGTTTGAGGTGATGCAGGGTCAGGCACGGGTGGCACTGCCGCTGAAGGAATTTGAGCTGTTGTTCAAGCTGGCGGGCAATCCGGGCAAAATTTTCACGCGCAACGAGCTGATTAGCCAAATTTGGGGCCCGCAGTTTTTCGGTGACGAGCGGACAGTCGATGTACATATTAAGCGATTGCGCGAACGTTTTGCAGAAATGGATGCGCCTTTTACGATTGTAACTAAGCGGGGACTTGGCTACAGGCTTGAAATGGTGGATGCATGCTAAGAACGTTATATGTCAGGGTCATTATTAGTTTTATAACGGCGGTGCTGGTCGGTCTGGTCAGCGCCTTCTTTATTACGATTACGCTGTTTAAGGACCAGGTAATTACGGAAGTGAAGAAGGAAGTTTTAGGATACGGACAATCTATTGCGACCATATATGAGCAATATGGCTTAGACGAAGGAGAGCGGATTGTAAAGATATTGCAGCCTACTCCTTCATATACACTCATGGTTATGGATGAGAAGGGCTGGTTGAATGAGGAGGGGAAGCTGTTTGCACAATACGGCATTACTCCTGGAGACAGCATTTCAAAATCTGTCATAGGCGGCGAGCCGTTCGTGAATATTGGTTTTGGCTTCACAGCAGGGAATGGCCTTGTGCTCGGGATGCCATTTACATGGGATCATAAATCTTACGGGCTGTTCGTGCATCAGAAGTCGAGCCAGGTGGCTATTTTCAACCAGATGCTGTTCGTAGCGCTTGCTGTTGTGCTGGGGGTAGGCGGCCTGTGTATTTTTGTGGCAGCCATCTATTTGGTGCGTCCGCTTAAGGAAATGAAGCAGGCGGTGGAGCGGATGGCGAGTGGGCGTTTCGACATTGAGCTAAAGTCAGGCAGGCGCACGGATGAGCTAGGGCAGCTGGCACAAAGCTTCAGCGGCATGGCGAAGGAGATCCAGCAGATGGATGAACTGCGTGGGCAGTTTGTCAGCAGCGTCTCGCATGAAATCCAATCGCCGCTGACGTCAATTGCCGGATTTTCACGGATGCTTATGCTGGATGCGGTCGATGATCCCGAGCAGAAGCAGCGTTATTTGCAAATCATCTATACAGAAAGCCAGCGTCTGTCGCGTCTTAGCGACAATTTGCTAAAACTGGCGGAACTGGATTCCGCCGTGCCTGCTTTTGATCCGGTGACCTACGATCTTGATGAGCAGCTGCGGCAAGTTATTGTCGCCTGCGAACCGCTGTGGTCGGAAAAATCGCTTGAAATGATATTGGAGCTGCCCCATGTGAAAATTAATGCCGACGAGGATCAGCTGAGCCAGGTATGGATCAATGTTATCGGCAACGCGATCAAATTTGCTCCGGAAGGCGGATACATTCGCATTGAGATGAGCCTTGATACAGACTCCGTTAAAGTATCCGTATCGGATAATGGGAGCGGGTTTCCTGACGAAGACGGCTATAGGTTGTTTGAACGATTTTATAAGGCAGACAAATCCCGCAGCAAAAAGCTGGGTGGCAGCGGTCTTGGCCTATCCATCGCTCAAAAAATCGTCAATTTGCATCAAGGCGTCATCCGTATTACGAACCGGGTGGAAGGCGGGGCACGCGTAGATGTGACGCTGCCGAGCATGGCAGCCAAGAAGCGGATTCCCTGACAGGCTGAAGGCGCCGCCCGCTTCCTCTCAGATGATGGGCTAACGATAAGAGCATCCCTTGATCGCCTATCCTTTCACTACTGCGAAGGCGAACGCTGCAAAAAAAATGGCCGCCTGCATCATTTTTTTTGCATGGTTCACGTTATGTTCATACAGAAAGTTTAACGTTGAGGTATACACGCGAGTAGGAGGGGTTCTGGTTGAATGGTTTAATCCGCTTTTCGATGAATAAAGTGGCTGCAATGGTTATATTGATTGCCCTGCTTGTAGGAGGGGGGCTATACGCAACGGCGACTCTGAAGATGGAGACGATTCCCGATATCTCTTTTCCAGTTGTCATGATTCAAACTACATATCCGGCACCGCCAATGGATGTGATGGATGAGGTGACGAAGCCGATTGAGGATAAAATCGCGAACATACAAGGGCTGGATACACTCAGCTCCACGTCTAGCGATAATGTTTCCAGCGTCGTTGTCCAGTTCAAGCAAGGCTACGATGTAAAGGAGAAAAAGACGGAGCTGGAAAGCATGCTGCAGGAGGTAGTGCTGCCGGGTGGCGCGAGTACGCCTAAAGTTCTGACCTTCGGCTTTTCCTCCCAGCCCGCTTATTACTTAACGCTATATGCCGGGGAGGGCATGTCGCAAACCGAGCTTAACAAGCTTTATGAGGATAACATCGAGCCATCGCTGGAAGGCGTTAATGGCATTGACCATGTCAATTCGATCGGGGTCAGTTCAACCTCGCTTGATATTTTACTGGATGCAGATGCTTTATCCGTCTTCAACTTGTCGGCGGTAGAGGTAACCAGTGCCATTCAATCTGCTCTGACGGACGGTGCAGTCGGTTCTGTAGAGCTGGACGGCAAATCGCAGATGGCACGGGTGACTGGCGATTTGAACAGCATTTATGGCCTTCGCAATTTGGAGTTTGCGACGAGCACAGGCCAAACGGTGCTGCTTCAGGATTTGGGAGATGTCCAGGCTGTAAACGAGTCAAAGTTTATTGCCCGCTTCAACGATCAGCCTGCGCTAGGCATTCGTCTCTACAAGATGAGCGAAGCCAATGCGGTTGATTTCTCCAATGAAGTCAACGCGGTGCTTACCGATTGGGAGACCAAGCAGCCAGCGATTACGTTCCAAAAAATCTACGATGGCGCCGATGAGGTCAGAAAATCGATCAGCGGCATTTTGAAGGAAGGCTTGATCGGGGTTGCGCTGGCCTCGCTTATGATTCTGCTATTCCTTCGCAATGTTCGGATGACGATGATCGTTCTCGTCTCGATTCCGCTCTCGATTTTAATCACGCTGATTATGATGTCGAGCATGAATATTACGCTGAACATTATGACGCTAGGCGGCATGTTCATCGCCATTGGGCGAATTGTGGACGATAGTATCGTCGTCATTGAGAACATATACAGCAATCTGGAAAAAGCGCAGGAGCGCGGCGAATCCGTCATCATTATGGCTACCCGCCAAGTTTCCATGGCGATAACGTCCTCGACGCTCGTTACGGCAGGCGTGTTTCTGCCGCTGGCTGTTGTTGGCGGAATCGTTGGGGAGATGTTCCGGCCGTTCGCGCTGACGGTATCATGTGCCCTGCTTGCTTCACTGGTCGTGGCATTAACGGTCATTCCAATGATGACAAAGCTGCTCGTACTGCGCAGCCGCAAGCAGATAAAGCAGAACGAGCATGCGCATGACGGCAAAGTAACGCGTCTATATGAGCGTATTCTAGTATGGTGCTTGTCTAATCGGATCAAAACCTTGCTGATGTCGCTTGTTATGCTTATTGTGACTATGGCGATTACGATACCGAATTTGGCGGTTAACTTCCTGCCTTCGAGCGGACCGGAGAAGCTCGTGTTCTTCCAGGTAAAATACCCGTATGAAACGTCGCTGGAAAGCAATGACATGCAGTCACAGGAGATCGAGAAGATGCTGCTGGATGCCAAAGACAGCCAAGGCGGCAGCCTGTTCACCTTCGTAGAGTCCTTGGTCGGTTATGCGGACAGTGACGATACCGTTCCTTATACAACCTCGCTAACTGCTGAGATCAGCGAAGCAGAGGATTCAACGCGAGTATTGAACAATTATGTGGAACTAATTAAAAACCAGCTGCCCCAAGGCACGGAAGTAACGGGCCAGATGGCAAGCGGTGGTGGAGGCCTTAGCGGCGGAAGCTTCTCTTATGTGCTGAAAGGTGATGATCAGCAGCTGCTCGAACAGGGGGCCGCGCTCATCAAGGATAAAATGAAGGAGTTCCCTGAGCTTACCAAAATCACCGATACGCTTAGCGACGCGAAAACGGAAATCAGCATTGCTGTTTCCCAGACGAAGGCTAGAGAGCTTGGACTTAATCCTGCCGCCGTCAGAGATGCCGTCCGGATGTGGCTTGCAGAGCAGCGTCTCGGAGATGTTCGCTTTGATAATGTTTTGTATTCCACGGTGGTTAAGCTTCGCGATGAAGATAAAGGCTCGCTTGAGAAGCTTGGCAGAATGCCGATTTCATCGCCTACGGCAGGCATCGTTTATTTGCAAGAGGTTGCTAAAGTAGAGGAAGTACAGGCTCCAGCTTCTTTGAGCCGGGAATCGCGCTCGCAGGTCGTGAAGATGTCGGCTACCATTGATGCAGCGAACCAGACCGAGGTCAGCACAAGAGTAGCGGCAGCGCTGGATGCGATTGAGCTTCCAACGGGTGTGTCTACCGAGATTCAAGGGGTGTCGGAGGACATCGCCGAAAGCTTCACACAGCTGTTTATGGCTATGGCTGTATCTATCGCAATCGTTTATTTTATACTCGTTCTGTGCTTCGGCAATGCCAGCACGCCGTTTGCGATTTTATTCTCGCTGCCGCTCGCCATTATTGGCGGTTTGCTCGGACTGCTGGTTACGAATGAATCGATTAATATTACATCGCTCATCGGATTTATGATGCTGATCGGCATCGTCGTCACCAACGCGATCGTATTGCTCGACCGTGCACAGCAGCTGCGGCATGAAGGCTTCTCCGTCCGCCATGCACTGGTTGAAGCGGGCAGAGTCCGGTTGCGTCCGATTATTATGACTGCGGGCGCAACGATAGTAGCAATGATTCCGCTGGCAATGGGCGCTGGTGAAGGCGTACTTATTTCTAAAGGGCTTGCGGTCGTTGTTATCGGCGGCTTGATCACTTCTACACTTCTCACGCTTGTAGTGGTACCAGTCGTATATGAGATGCTAGAAGCGATTACGGGCAAGCTGTCCCGCAAAGGGAAAGGCCAATCTGCACCAGTAGATTTTAATAAGCCTGCCAATTTGGAAGGTTAACCATTTAGAACATAAATGGTTAACAGGGTTAACAATATAGAGGGGAGCTGGAACATATGTTTTTTCGTTTGATCAAGCAGGAGAGGCGAAGCAAAGCCGCACTAGCAACCGTGTTTGCGGTAGCTTTAATGGCTGCCGGATGCTCGAGCGCGGCACCTGCTGCAGAAGAGACAGCAGTAGAGCAACAAGTGACAGTCATTAAAACTGAGGCGGCAGCCAAGCACAGCATGGGTAATCCACGCGAGCAGGTCGCTGAGGTAAGCGCCTCGGTACGTCTGGATATCCCGACAATGGCTTCTGGCAAAATCGCCCGCGTGCTGAAGAACAATGGCGACACGGTTAAAAAAGGTGAAGCTATCATTCAATTGGAGTCGAATCTCGCAGTGCTGGACCGCAAGCGCGCGGAAACCAGCTTGACGGCAGCAGAGCAATCATTGGTAAAGGCTAAGCAGGATATAGCTTCAAGCCGTTCCACTTTGCTGAATAATATTGCTAGTCTGGAGACGCAGTACATTCAGGCTAGTGCCGGTGACGATCAAAATTTGATTGATGCCGCACGCCGTAATCTGGAGTCGGCCAAGCAGCAGCTTTCCGACCTGGATAATGGCAGCTCGCTTTCCGGCTTGCAGTCCCAAATCGATGCGGCGAGATTAGCCGTCGAGCAGGCGGATATTCAGCTGGACAGCTATCAAATTACTGCTCCTGCGGACGGTACGATTACTGATTTTGCTGTAAGCGAGGGCATGACGATAAATGCAGGTACGGTAGTAGCTGTTGTGCAAAATGTGAAGCAAATTTCAATTAAAACCGAGCTGAGCGAACCGGCGGCCGAGCTTGCACGAGGCAAGAAAGAGCTCGTTTACTACAATGCCGATAACCCTTCGGTGAAGAAAAAGGCGAAAGTGGTCTACCTCGCTTCGGTACCTAATGCCAAAACGAGAATGTACGCGCTTGAGCTTACAACGGAAAATACCGATGGCTCGTTAAAACCAGGCGGACGCGTTCAGGTGGAACTGACGACCGTTGCGGAGGAAGAGGTTATTGCCGTTCCTTCGCTGAGCATTGTGCGTGAAGGCAGCGAAACTTTCGTCATGCTGTCCAATGCGGGTACAGCCGAGAAGCGCGCAGTTAAACTGGGCCGCGTCAATGGCGTCTATCAGGAAGTGCTGGAAGGATTGAAAGCAGGCGAGACCGTTGTCGTCTCCGGCCAGCATACGCTGAGCGACGGGCAGAAGATTGAGAACGAAGAGGCTGCGAAGAAGTCCTAAGGTTGGCGAAAGCAAGGGAGGGAGCGGCAAGGAGGCTCCTTCCTTTTTTAATTTTTAACAGAAATTTTGATAGCATGTCTGGACTTTCTATTATTTTGTCAACAATGTATGGTGGAATAGCTGGCGGCGGTTTGTTACACTAGTAGCAACAGATTGCTAACTATTGAGGAGAATGTGCGGTACTATGAAAGCAAATATAACGCGTCAAGATGTAGAGTTGCTTGCTCCGGCAGGCGACTGGGAATGTATGCGGGCGGCGGTTGCGAACGGTGCGGATGCTGTCTTTTTTGGTGTGGAAAAATTCAATGCGCGTGCGAGAGCGAATAATTTCCGCAGCGAGGAGCTGCCTGAGATTATGGCCTTTTTGCATAGCTATGGCGTGCAGGGCTTTTTGACTTTTAATATTCTAGTGTTTGAGGACGAGCTTCGCGATGCTCAGACGCTCATTGAAATGTGCATAGATGCAGGTGTGGATGCGGTTATCGTGCAGGATTTGGGACTCGTGAAGCTCATTCGCGAGCTTTCCCCGGATTTTCCGATTCATGGCTCGACACAGATGACGATTACTTCTCCGGAAGCGGTGGAATTTACGAAGCCGTTTAATATGGAGCGAGTCGTTCTCGGCCGCGAAAATAACTTGAAGCAAATCAAAACGATCGGCGAACAAGCGAAGCTTCCAATGGAAGTTTTCGTGCATGGCGCATTATGCGTATCGTATTCCGGCCAGTGTCTAACATCGGAAATGTGGGGCGGACGCTCGGCGAACCGCGGCGAATGCGCACAAGCATGCCGTCTGCCTTATGACCTGATGGTCGATGGCAAGCATCAGCCGATGGGCGATATTTCGTATTTGCTGTCACCGAAGGATTTGGCGGCGATCGATCTCGTGCCTGAGCTGATTGAAGC from the Paenibacillus sp. BIHB 4019 genome contains:
- a CDS encoding efflux RND transporter permease subunit, with the translated sequence MNGLIRFSMNKVAAMVILIALLVGGGLYATATLKMETIPDISFPVVMIQTTYPAPPMDVMDEVTKPIEDKIANIQGLDTLSSTSSDNVSSVVVQFKQGYDVKEKKTELESMLQEVVLPGGASTPKVLTFGFSSQPAYYLTLYAGEGMSQTELNKLYEDNIEPSLEGVNGIDHVNSIGVSSTSLDILLDADALSVFNLSAVEVTSAIQSALTDGAVGSVELDGKSQMARVTGDLNSIYGLRNLEFATSTGQTVLLQDLGDVQAVNESKFIARFNDQPALGIRLYKMSEANAVDFSNEVNAVLTDWETKQPAITFQKIYDGADEVRKSISGILKEGLIGVALASLMILLFLRNVRMTMIVLVSIPLSILITLIMMSSMNITLNIMTLGGMFIAIGRIVDDSIVVIENIYSNLEKAQERGESVIIMATRQVSMAITSSTLVTAGVFLPLAVVGGIVGEMFRPFALTVSCALLASLVVALTVIPMMTKLLVLRSRKQIKQNEHAHDGKVTRLYERILVWCLSNRIKTLLMSLVMLIVTMAITIPNLAVNFLPSSGPEKLVFFQVKYPYETSLESNDMQSQEIEKMLLDAKDSQGGSLFTFVESLVGYADSDDTVPYTTSLTAEISEAEDSTRVLNNYVELIKNQLPQGTEVTGQMASGGGGLSGGSFSYVLKGDDQQLLEQGAALIKDKMKEFPELTKITDTLSDAKTEISIAVSQTKARELGLNPAAVRDAVRMWLAEQRLGDVRFDNVLYSTVVKLRDEDKGSLEKLGRMPISSPTAGIVYLQEVAKVEEVQAPASLSRESRSQVVKMSATIDAANQTEVSTRVAAALDAIELPTGVSTEIQGVSEDIAESFTQLFMAMAVSIAIVYFILVLCFGNASTPFAILFSLPLAIIGGLLGLLVTNESINITSLIGFMMLIGIVVTNAIVLLDRAQQLRHEGFSVRHALVEAGRVRLRPIIMTAGATIVAMIPLAMGAGEGVLISKGLAVVVIGGLITSTLLTLVVVPVVYEMLEAITGKLSRKGKGQSAPVDFNKPANLEG
- a CDS encoding efflux RND transporter periplasmic adaptor subunit, with product MFFRLIKQERRSKAALATVFAVALMAAGCSSAAPAAEETAVEQQVTVIKTEAAAKHSMGNPREQVAEVSASVRLDIPTMASGKIARVLKNNGDTVKKGEAIIQLESNLAVLDRKRAETSLTAAEQSLVKAKQDIASSRSTLLNNIASLETQYIQASAGDDQNLIDAARRNLESAKQQLSDLDNGSSLSGLQSQIDAARLAVEQADIQLDSYQITAPADGTITDFAVSEGMTINAGTVVAVVQNVKQISIKTELSEPAAELARGKKELVYYNADNPSVKKKAKVVYLASVPNAKTRMYALELTTENTDGSLKPGGRVQVELTTVAEEEVIAVPSLSIVREGSETFVMLSNAGTAEKRAVKLGRVNGVYQEVLEGLKAGETVVVSGQHTLSDGQKIENEEAAKKS